The DNA sequence TCTATAGACTTTGGAGAAATTGAACAACCGGAAGTTAGTGGTATTACCATTGACAGAAAGAACAACATTGCATGGATGTCTGATTGGACTTCCGGATGGTATGTATACAAATATGATTTAAAAACTAGAAAATATATTGGTAAAGTTCATTTACAACCCTCTCCACAATGGCAACAAGGGGTTTATCATATTGATGGAAAACTTTTAATAACTTCTGATGACGGGGATTCCGATATTCCGGAAGCAGATAATGTTTATATTGCTGACGTAAGCGATCCGAACCAAACTCGTGCGGAAGTTTCTTTATTTAGATCAATTCCTGAATTTAAAAGAGCCGGAGAAATTGAAGGTCTTTCAATTGATCCTGTAACCAATGACCTTGTTATCCTTAATAATAGAGGAGCAATCATTAAAATGGGTATGCCGTCCGGATTCTACCCGGGCTATGACAGAGAAATTCACGAATTGTATATTTTTGAAAAAACTAAAAAATAATTCTCTTTCGTTCCACTTATTAACAGAATAAGATAAGGCAAAGCATTAAATACTAAATCTTTGCCTTATTTCAACAACTACATTACGAAACCAATTAATTACTAAACAAAAACAACTAACATGAAATTTAAACGCAGTTTATCTCTTTTCTTTACGGCAGCATTTATTTTAGGCTATGGCCAAAAAGCCTCCCTGGATAAATTCCAACAAGACAGCGATTCTATTAAAAAAAGACCTTCACTTGTGGAACGTATGAACAGCGATAGCTCCCAGCTTTCTCAAGGTATTAAGTTAAATTTTATTAAAGAATTAACGGGAGGAGATGAAAATAGCTTTACTCCTACTCTGAAATACGGAATCGGTATGGTTCTGGAAACTATTTACCAACAAGTTCCTAGTGAAAAAGGACCTCATAAAGAAGCAAATTCAAGCTATAATTTTCAACCGGCTGCATTCAAAATAGGATTCTTACATACAGATATGGCTATATCTACTAAATTGAGCGCCAGCATAACTTGGAACCTACACGCAAGCAAAATTTCTGATGCTTTCATTAAATATAACTTCCATCCGTTGCTTAATTTACAGTTAGGACGTTTTAAAGGAGCCGGAAACAGAGCTGCTAATGAAACATCTGCTTATGACTTAGATTTAGCCGACTTTACTTATACATCTGAAAATCAAAGTGCAGCTCAAGGAGCTCCTGATTTAAGACATTATGGTATTAACGTTTCAGGTAACGTTAAAAATTTTGTACGATATGCCTTCTTTTTGCATAATAGCGACAGCAATCGAGACAGATATTGGTCTTCATTCAACGATGGTCCATCGGAAGGACAAGGAAACCACGGTTTAGAATTTAAAAGCTGGGATGCATCCCTACGTTTTTTCCCTGTAAAAAATGTCGAATTCGGTGGTCATATGGGTGCTGTTAATCTTCCGGGAATGGGCTTTAAACAAGCTTGGGCTTATTCAGGGTTTTTATATTATATAAATCCTAACAAATACAAATTTAAATTTGATTATGGTACTTACAAAAATGTACGATTTACAAGCGTTGATGAAAATGGAAATACTATATTTGTAACCCCTAACAATATGGATTATACTAAACATGATTTTGTTAAGGTTAATAAGTTAGGTTACTCTTTATTAGCAGGATTTAATATTACTCCAAAAATTGAACCTGTTGCAAGATTTGAATATTTCAATCAAGGAAATAAAGATATTTCCGGATTTGACTATGAAAAGCTTTACTTATATACTGCCGGGGTAAATTTCTATTTATACCCTAACAGTCCAAGAATGGCAAAAATAACAGCGTTCTATCAGCATAGAGCGGAAACCGGTGGACCAAGCATTGCTAATGATTGGTTCGGGTTGAGTTACCAAATCGTATTATACAATAATACGAAAGGAGTTTTTTAACATAATAAAAAACATATAAAATTTAAAATACATTTAAAAAAAGATCTTTAAATTACTAATCATCCTATTTTAAATGTATTTTTTGTTTTATTTTATACGGACAAATTAAATAACTAAAATCAATAAAGATGAAAGAAAAATTCATTTTAGCTTTAGATCAGGGAACTACATCTTCCAGAGCTATTTTATTTAATCATGGAGGAGAAATAGTATCGGTTGCACAAAAAGATTATACCCAATACTTTCCAAAACCGGGATTAGTGGAACATCACCCTGAAGAAATTTGGTCTTCGCAAATGTCTGTTGCTGCCGAAGCAATAGCTAAAAAAGGTATATCCGGATTGGATATAGCTGCGATTGGTATTACCAACCAAAGGGAAACCACAATTGTATGGGACAGAGAAACCAGTGAAACCATTTACAATGCTATCGTTTGGCAAGACAGAAGAACTTCCAAATATTGTGATGAACTTAAAGAACAAGGTTTAACTGATATGATCCGAGAAAAAACCGGTTTAATACTGGATGCGTATTTCTCAGGTACAAAATTAAAATGGATATTGGACAACGTTCCGGGAGCAAGAGAAAAGGCTGAGCAAGGAAAACTTTGTTTTGGTACAGTAGATACTTGGTTGGTATGGAAACTTACCAGAGGAAAAATGCACGTTACCGACGTTTCTAATGCTTCTCGTACCTTATTGTTTAATATTCATACTTTGGAATGGGATGAAGATTTATTAAAATTATTCAACATTCCTAAATCTATGCTTCCTGAAGTAAAACAAAGCAGTGAAGTGTATGGTGAAACCTCCACTACTCTATTCTCAACAAAAATTCCTATTTCAGGTATTGCCGGAGATCAACAAGCTGCTTTATTCGGTCAATTGTGTACAAATAAAGGAATGGCGAAGAATACATACGGTACAGGGTGTTTCTTATTAATGAATACAGGTGAAAAACCGGTTTTATCTAAAAATAATTTATTAACTACTATTGCGTGGAAAATTAATGGTAAAACTTATTATGCGCTTGAAGGTAGCGTTTTCGTTGGTGGAGCGGTAGTACAGTGGTTAAGAGACGGAGCTAAAATTGTTAAAACCTCTGCTGACACTGAAAATTTAGCTAAAACTGTTTCTGATAATGGTGGGGTATATTTTATTCCTGCATTAACGGGCTTAGGTGCTCCGTACTGGGATCCCTATGCTCGTGGAGGAATTTTAGGAATTACTAGAGGAACTACCGATGGACACATTGCCAGAGCTACTTTAGAAGGTATTGCATACCAAGTGTATGATTTAATAAAAGCTATGGAAGCTGACTCCGGCGTTCATGAAATTGAACTTCGAGTTGACGGGGGTGCTTGTGCTAACAATTTAATGATGCAATTCCAATCTGATATTTTCGGATTTAATGTAATTAGACCTAAAACATTGGAAACAACTGCTCTAGGTGCTGCCTATTTGGCCGGATTAGCTGTTGGTTATTGGAAAAGCATTGATGAACTTCAAGCTCAACGATCTGTAGACCGTGTATTTACACCTGAAATGGATAAAGATAAAGCCGAACATTATTTAAAAGGTTGGAAAAGAGCGGTAAGCAGAGTACTTAATTGGGTTGATGATGAAGACAAATAAAGTTTTCACGCAAAGACTTTCATTTACTATAAAAATTATATAAAGCAAATTAAAGAAGTAATTAATTAATTGCTTCAACAAGTCAAGTTCTTAGCGTTGGTTTTTGTGATTTTTTGTAAAACTAATTACAATTAGAAACAGTAACTAACAATATAGTTTCTATGGATTGATTAATCATACCCGTAGCATATTTATAGATGGTTTTACTGATGCTAATTCTGAACCTAAATTTCAAATTTTTGCAGAATTCGGCATCTGTAAATCTATCTATAAAATATATTATAAAATTTAGACAAGATAATTATCAGCTTTATAATAATCTCTAAAATATTTGTACTAAATATCCTATTTTTTTAATCTAATTGATACAAAAGTTTCAATATGTTTCCGAATAATTAGCAAGAAATTATATATTCCGATAGAATATTTATATTTTTACACTCAAATTTCAATGCTGATTTAAAATAAAAAACAAACTAAAATCCATTAATATGAAAAAAATTCTTATTTTACTTACACTTCTTATATCTTCTATTTCATTATATAGTCAAGAAATAGAAAGATTAGATTTCAATCTTAGTTTACGATCCAACCACTTTTGGAGAGGTATAACTGTAACAGACGGTGCAATGGCCGACGTAGACATAAATTATGCTTTAGATCATAAAAAATATCTAAAATTGGGAGTTTGGGGCGGTATAGGTCTCGGGGATACAAACGGACAACACTATCATGAAATTAATTACTATCTACACTATAGTACGGGAAAATGGGGTGTCGGTGTATGGGATGTATTCAATTCTACCGGAAGATTAAAAGATGCTAAGGATAATGACATTTGGAATTATGATCACAAAACAACCGGACATCGATTTGATTTCAGAGGATATTTTGTTTTCTGTGACAGCTTTCCTTTAAAACTGGATTATGGAACTTCTTTTTACGGAGCAGACAGAAATGAAAAAGGAGATCAAAGATGGTCTACTTATACCGGACTAAATTATCCTATTATAAAAGGTAAAGTGGTGGATCTAGATATATTCTGCGGTGCTGCTTTTGGTCTTGCAGGAAAATCTAGCTTTTACGGTAATGAAAAACACGATTTCGACATTGTAAATGCCGGAATTACAGCTTCTAAAGATGTTACGGTTCTCGGATATAAATTACCTGTTTCTGCCACAGCCATGTGGAATCCTTCTCGCAAAGAAGCAAGAGTCCAAATCGCCACTTCATTATTTTAAAAAAAATTTTTAATTCAGATATAAAAAAAGCCGGTTTATAATAAATCGGCTTTTTTAGTTATTAAAATACTTTAAACCATTTTCGTATAAAAAATAATTTTATAAATTTACGTTTTCAGTACAAGCTAAAAATTCGGATTTTTTAATCAATTGAAGCAAAAAAGATTATTTCTATAAATGCAAACATCTATAAGAAGCTACTTAGTTCTATTATTTTTTCTCTTTTTTTCTCTACATCTTTTCTGTCAAATACACATTAAAATTGTAAATATTGAAACCAATCTACCTGTTGAAAAAGCTTTTATTTACAATGAATCAAATAGCCTGTTAGGATTTACCAATGCAGAAGGAATGATTACTTTAGATAGTAATATAAATAAAATAATCATTCGTGTTGATGGTTACTTGCCTAAAATAGAAATGATCGGCAAACTGGATAAAACTATTTATTTATTTAAAAAAATTAAAAAAAAGAGTGATCCAAAGGCTGTATCTATACTAAAAAAAGTATGGGAAAAGAGCAGTAAAAATAATGCTGATCATCTCAATGCGTATAAGTTTGATTCGTATGTAAAATTTACTTTAGACATGCCTTCTGATTCCGTTACTTATATTAATCATCCTAAAAGAAAACTGGATACTTTAAACAATAAATTAAAAGGATTTTTAGAAAAAAGCATGGTTTTCATTGGTGAAAGAACTATGCTTTATGAATATGATAAAAAATATGGTAAAAAAGCCATTGTAACAGCTTATAAAGCAGGAGGATTTAGTAATCCACAATTTTTTAATTTTTCCATTGCAAAATCAATGGTCAATGATTATCCTGAAATGCTTAAGCCCAGGGAAACGCAGGGAACTATATCCCGATTGGTAGACAGTGTCTATATTAACAACAGAAAAACATATGTTATCTATACCTATTCTCATGGAAAAAGTGAAGCTCAATTTTACAAAAATCTAACAGTTTTTGTAGATTCTGAATCGTATGCGCTCGTAAAATTAATTGGCAATAATTCGAAAATCTCCAATATATATTACGAAATAACTTATGCTCCCTATGAAGGAATTTGGTATACAGAAGATGAATATATGAAGACAGAAATTTTAAGCAGTAATTTCATCAAAAAAATAAATAAACTACTGCCTAAGGGATTGCATTCTATAACTCGATTAACTACTACGGCAACCATAGATTCTCATGTAACCAATTTCACTAACGATGTTTCTTATACTGCTAATGACTTCAAAGGATATGAATATGTTATCTCAAAAGAAGTTTCCCACAATGCAGATGAAAAAATTTCAGCACTGCGAGACGATTCTTTAACTCATCGCGAAGCTACTACTTATAATGAATTATACCGAATATCAAAAGAATACAAACTGGAACCTAAATTACGATTTTTAAGAAAACTTACCGAGGGGGATCTGGAATTGGGATTTTTTAATTTTGATATATACAGTATATTTAGTCATAACCTGTATGAATCTTTCCGTTATCAACTAGGAGGGCATACAAACCATAAATTCAGTAAAAATACTCGTATTGGAGGGTATATAGCTAAAGGAACCCGAGATGAGGAAGTTAAAGGAGGTGCAGATGTAACATTTTTTGTTAATAAGCACCAAGGTGGAGAATTATCTATAAAAGCAGAAACCGATGTGCTGCCGGTGGGAAGAACCAAAATTAAGTATTTAACTCCAAAAGATGAGCTTACGGCTAAAACCAATAATATTTACAACGGTGATTATTTTAGCTATAGGAAAGTAGAATTATCGTATCAACAAGATTTTTTAAAAAATATTGATATTACTTTTGCGGTTGATTTCCAAAGACAACGGGTGAATTTTCATTATAAATTTAAAGATTACGATGAAAGTACTTGGTTTAACTATGTTAATACTGCCATACGTTTACGATATGCTCCCAATGTAAAATATATCGAATCAAATAACGGAAAATATACATTACAAGATAAGCCTCCTTATTATTATTTTACTTACGCTAAATCTTGGAAATTATTTGAAAACAGTACAGGTATTCATCGTTTATACCTCTCGGCTTTATATACTTTTTTGTCCAAATTAGGTAAAACTGAAATTATCGGGAATATAGGAGCCACTTTCGGAGATACTCCAATTATAAATTCTTTCGAGGGCAACGGGGTTGCGAAGCACGGAAACAGTATTTGGGGAAGATTTGCTTTTAAAGGCTTTCAAAGTTTTGAAACTATGAGACCTTCCTCCTTTTTTTCAGATAGATTTATTTCTTTCCAATTTACCCACCATTTCCGTCCTTTACGCGTAAGTGAATTTAAATCTCTACATTTTGCCGTATTATACAATGGTCTTATAGGATGGATGCCGAATAAAGATATTCATTCGCTTTTTGAATTCGATGTTCCTAAAGATTATTACCAGGAAGTTGGTTTTGAAGCAAATAAGCTATTATTAGGCCTGGTAGGTGTTGGCGTATATGCTCGTTTAGGCGCTTATAAAGTTGGGAATTTAGATCAAAATATGTCTATTAAGTTAACTATGGAATTATAATTTTCAAATAAACACATATTGATTTTACAAGCTCATACATTACTATAAATCAATATAATATTTTAATTATTTATATACTTCGGGATTAACGACACAAGGTAATTTTTCTCCTTTTAAACCGGCAATAATATTTTTAGCACACAAAGCCGACATCGCATTTCGCGCTTCTATAGTTGCTGATCCGATATGAGGCGTAACCGCAACATTTTCCATGCTTAATAAAGGGTTATCTGCTTTCATGGGTTCGGGATCTGTTACATCTAAACCGGCTCCCCAGATTTGACCTTCTTGGATGGCCTGTATTAAATCTTTTTCATTAACCATGGGACCTCTGGCCGTATTTATTAAAATAGATGTTTTCTTCATTTTTTTAAACGCCGTGGCATTAAAAATACCTTTATTTTCATCTGTTAAAGGCGCATGTAAACTTATTACATCCGATTGTTCCAATAATTCTTCAAAAGAAACATAATGCGCTCCTAATTCTTTTTCGGCATCTTCTTGTTTATGCCTATTATTATAAAGTATATTCATCCCATATGCATTTTTACATTTTTGAGCCATTTTGATTCCTATACGTCCCATACCAAATATGCCTAAGGTCTTTCCATTTAATTCTTGCCCTAAATATTCTACTGATAAAAAACCGGGCTTCCAATTTCCTTCGATTATCCTTCGATAATTAAAAAAAGCTTTTCTGGAAACATTCAACAGTAACAAGAAAGCAATGTCTGCCGTTGCATTACTGAGAACATCCGGGGTATTTCCCACTGGTATGCCCAAACGTGTGGCTGCTTGGATATCGATATGATTATAACCAACCGAAAATGTGGAAATAACTTTCAAATTTGTAACTTCTTTAAAAAAACTTTCCGGCACAGGAGACATCACATTTATATATGCGTCGGATTGTTTACATTTATCTATTAATTCTGCAAGGGTAATAGGTTCCGAATTTGTCCACATTTCGACCTCATAACCTGCCTTTTTCAGCATGTCTACTCCTACTTCCGGTATTTTGCCGGATATAAATACTTTCATATATTTTAAATGTTAAAATAATAAAGTCCGGTATATTAGCCGGACTTTATCTATGGGTTTATAATTTTAAGGATTGGTTGACCATAAAGATGCATTTGCCAACAAGGCTCGTTTATTTAACTTAAGAATATCAACCACTAATTCTGCAAAATCTTCCGGCTGTAAAACTTTTTCCGGATTTCCATCCGTAATTTTTAATAATTTTACAGACATGTCTGATGCAATGGTACTTGGTGTAAGAGTTGTAACTCTTATGTTGTGCTTCCTCATCTCATACATCAATGATTCCGACAAGGATATTAAACCGGCTTTTGAAACACTATAGGCTGAAGTGTTTGCGCCCCCTTTTAATCCAGCCGTGGATGAAACATTAATGATATCTCCTCCTTTTTTTTCAATCATTGCAGGCAAAACTGCTCTTGACATGAAATAAGGTCCGAAAAGATTGGTTTGTACAATATTTTGCCACTGATCAACAGGCATATCCAAAAAACTTTGAAATGCTGAAATTCCCGCATTGTTGATCAAAATATCAAAGGATCCGAAACTGTTTTGTAATTTTTCCATTTCCGTTTCAACTTCTTTTTGATTGGAAACATCAAAAATTGAATATGCAGCTTGTATTCCTTTTCCTTCTAATTCCTTTACAGTTTCCTTAACTGTTTTTTCATCTCTTCCTGTAATAGCTACATCTACCCCTTCAGCAGCCAGAGCTAAAGCCACTGCTTTTCCTAATCCTCTGTTTCCACCTGTAACTATTGCTTTTTTACCTGTCAGTTTTTCCATAATAATTCTTTATATGATTTTATAATTTTGCTAATTCCGAATCGATAAAATCCATTTGTTCTTTGCTGATTTTTACTTCAGCAGCTTTTGCATTTTGTTTTGCTTGTTCTGCATTTCTTGCTCCGGCCAAGGCTATGGTAATACCCGGTTGTTCAGCAGTCCATTTTAGTACTAACTGAGCCAGTGTTGCTCCTTGATCATCTGCAATATGTTTAATTTTAGCCAAGAAATCATCAATTCTTTTAATACTATCCGGTTGGTACATCTTCATATCCCTTCGGGCATCACCTTCTTCAAATTTATGATCCGGTTTAATTTTGCCGGTTAATAATCCTCTTTCCATTGGACTATAAGCTAAGATAGACTTTTTATTTTTAATACAGTAAGGAACTATATCTTTTTCTATTTTACGATTTAACATGCTATAAGGAACCTGATCGGAAAGTATTTTGCATGCTTTATTTGCTGCTTCAATTTGTGAAGTGGAGCAATTACAAACGGATGCATGACGTACTTTTCCTTGCTCGATTAATTTTGCAACTGCTTCAAACGTTTCTTCAATGGGTGTAACGGTTTCCGGCCAGTGCAGTTGATATAGATCTATATAATCGGTTCCTAAACGTTTTAAACTTTGTTCGCATTCATGGATAACACTTTCCTTTCCAGCATATTTATATATATCGATATCTTTTCCTGAATTGTCTTTACTGTGCATGGCTAAATCTCCTTTAGCTAAATCCCAACGCATTCCAAATTTAGTTAAAATTTGGACTTTATCTCTAGGAATTCCTTTTATAGCTTCTCCTACTATAGATTCACTGGTTCCTTGTCCATATATAGGAGCTGTATCGATAGATGTTATTCCTGCATCGTGAGCTGATTTGATTGCTTCAACGGCAACTTTTCTTTCTGTTCCTCCCCACATCCAGCCTCCGGCAGCCCAAGCTCCAAAAGTTATTACCGATAAAGATAAATCTGAATCGCCTATTTTTCTATGTTCCATGTTTTTTAGGTTTTTGATTAATTTTAATTATTGTTGTTATTTTTATCTTTTTAATCTTATCTTTTATAAGATTTATTTAAAATTATTAATGAAAATATTATACCAACGCAAGATTTTATAAACAAAAATTTTACAATTATCCAGTTTTTATAATTATTTTAAATATTCTATCTTTTCAATTCTGTTTCTCTAATTTTATTTCATATAAAAACCGTATTAAAATATTTTATCCACAATACAGTGAAAAATTTATCCATTCGTAACATATTACAAGTTAAATATTTATTCATAAATTATTTTTCTTTCTTTTATTATTCTTAATAGAGCCCGATAAATAATAAATGAATATAAAATAATTTATTTTTTTTATACATTTTGTTTTTATGACATTCTCATATTAAAATACTTATTACTTGTTTATTTTATTTTATTTATTAAAATTGAAGTTTTTTTTTGATAATATGTTAAGAATTCAATGAATGATTTTTAATAAAATTCTTTTAATTGTGTGTAAAAAATAAGGGTTATTTGATTTATTTTAATATTATAATTATATTTACCCTCTAAAAAAAATACCTTTTATGTCAACATTACGTTTTTATGCTTTAAAAAGGCTTCCTTATTTACAGCCTAAACATATAGAAATTCCAAAAAAATTATCTGAGCTATATTGCGAAAATGTCTTTTCAGAATCCACTATGCGCGAATATCTGACTAAAGAAGCTTATCAAAGCATTTTAGATGCGATAAAATATGGAAAGAAAATCACAAGAGAGATTGCAGATCAGGTTGCTGTTTCCATGAAAGAATGGGCTATGTCTAAAGGTGCTACCCATTATACTCACTGGTTTCAACCTTTAACGGGAGAGACAGCTGAAAAGCATGATTCTTTTTTTAATCCAATTGGAGAAGGTCGAGCCATTGAAAGATTCAGCGGTTCTTTATTAATTCAGCAAGAACCGGATGCTTCCAGCTTCCCTAATGGTGGAATACGTAATACATTCGAAGCAAGAGGTTATACCGCCTGGGATCCAACTTCACCTGCTTTCATTATTGATACAACCTTATGTATTCCTTCTATTTTTGTTTCTTATACCGGTGAGACTTTAGATTATAAAACTCCACTATTACGAGCATTACAATCGGTAGATGAAGCCGCTACTGAAGTGTGTCAAGCCTATTTTGATAAAAATGTTAGCAAAGTTTATTCTACTTTGGGTTGGGAACAAGAATATTTTTTAGTGGATTCTTCTCTTTTTCAAACTCGTCCGGATTTGGTTTTAACGGGAAGAACTCTTCTAGGTCACGCCCCTGCTAAAGGACAGCAACTCGAAGACCATTATTTCGGCTCTATTCCAACTCGCGTAAGAAATTTTATGAAAGAGTTGGAAATTGACTGTATGAGATTGGGTATACCTGTAACAACCAGACATAATGAAGTTGCTCCGAATCAATTTGAATTAGCTCCATTATTTGAAGAAGCAAATTTAGCGGTAGATCACAATTCATTATTAATGGATGTCATGAAAAAAGTAAGCCGCAGACACGGTTTAAGCATTTTATTTCATGAAAAGCCCTTTGATGGTGTTAACGGAAGCGGAAAACATAATAACTGGTCGCTTTCAACAGATACCGGAGAAAACTTATTGAGTCCCGGAAAGAACCCTAAGAAAAATCTCCAGTTCCTTACTTTTTTCATCAATACTATTAAGGCTGTACATGACTATGGTGACTTATTGCGTTCTTCAATTGCATCGGCTGGTAATGATCACAGGTTAGGTGCTAATGAAGCTCCACCTGCTATTATTTCTATATTTATTGGATCTCAGTTAACCGCTGTTTTAGATGAGTTGGAAAAAGTTACTAAAGGAAAACTTTCCCCGGATGAAAAGACTGATTTAAAATTAAATATTGTCGGAAAAATCCCTGAACTATTACTTGACAATACAGACCGTAACAGAACTTCGCCTTTTGCATTTACCGGAAATAAATTCGAATTCAGAGCTGTCGGATCTCAAGCTAATTGTGGTGAGCCTATGACCGTTTTAAACACTATAATGGCTTATCAATTACAAAAATTCAAAAAAGAGGTTGATGAATTGATTGCTAAAGGACTTAAAAAAGATGAAGCAATATTTAATATTCTTCGTGACTATATTACTGAATCAAGATCTATATTATTTGAAGGAGACGGTTATAGTGAAGATTGGGTTAAAGAAGCGGAAAAAAGAGGATTGGAAAATAAAAAAACTACTCCTGAGGCATTAAAATTTGAATTAAACAAAAAATATATTGAGCCATTTGAAAAGCTAAATATTTTATCTCATAAGGAAATTGAAGCCAGAAATGAAATCAAATTGGAAAAATATTCTAAAATGATCTCAATTGAAGCAAAGGTATTAGGAGATATGGCTCGTAATCACATTGTTCCTG is a window from the Apibacter sp. B3706 genome containing:
- a CDS encoding 3-ketoacyl-ACP reductase, whose amino-acid sequence is MEKLTGKKAIVTGGNRGLGKAVALALAAEGVDVAITGRDEKTVKETVKELEGKGIQAAYSIFDVSNQKEVETEMEKLQNSFGSFDILINNAGISAFQSFLDMPVDQWQNIVQTNLFGPYFMSRAVLPAMIEKKGGDIINVSSTAGLKGGANTSAYSVSKAGLISLSESLMYEMRKHNIRVTTLTPSTIASDMSVKLLKITDGNPEKVLQPEDFAELVVDILKLNKRALLANASLWSTNP
- a CDS encoding aldo/keto reductase, producing the protein MEHRKIGDSDLSLSVITFGAWAAGGWMWGGTERKVAVEAIKSAHDAGITSIDTAPIYGQGTSESIVGEAIKGIPRDKVQILTKFGMRWDLAKGDLAMHSKDNSGKDIDIYKYAGKESVIHECEQSLKRLGTDYIDLYQLHWPETVTPIEETFEAVAKLIEQGKVRHASVCNCSTSQIEAANKACKILSDQVPYSMLNRKIEKDIVPYCIKNKKSILAYSPMERGLLTGKIKPDHKFEEGDARRDMKMYQPDSIKRIDDFLAKIKHIADDQGATLAQLVLKWTAEQPGITIALAGARNAEQAKQNAKAAEVKISKEQMDFIDSELAKL
- a CDS encoding glutamine synthetase III, translated to MSTLRFYALKRLPYLQPKHIEIPKKLSELYCENVFSESTMREYLTKEAYQSILDAIKYGKKITREIADQVAVSMKEWAMSKGATHYTHWFQPLTGETAEKHDSFFNPIGEGRAIERFSGSLLIQQEPDASSFPNGGIRNTFEARGYTAWDPTSPAFIIDTTLCIPSIFVSYTGETLDYKTPLLRALQSVDEAATEVCQAYFDKNVSKVYSTLGWEQEYFLVDSSLFQTRPDLVLTGRTLLGHAPAKGQQLEDHYFGSIPTRVRNFMKELEIDCMRLGIPVTTRHNEVAPNQFELAPLFEEANLAVDHNSLLMDVMKKVSRRHGLSILFHEKPFDGVNGSGKHNNWSLSTDTGENLLSPGKNPKKNLQFLTFFINTIKAVHDYGDLLRSSIASAGNDHRLGANEAPPAIISIFIGSQLTAVLDELEKVTKGKLSPDEKTDLKLNIVGKIPELLLDNTDRNRTSPFAFTGNKFEFRAVGSQANCGEPMTVLNTIMAYQLQKFKKEVDELIAKGLKKDEAIFNILRDYITESRSILFEGDGYSEDWVKEAEKRGLENKKTTPEALKFELNKKYIEPFEKLNILSHKEIEARNEIKLEKYSKMISIEAKVLGDMARNHIVPVAVDYQTKLIENAKGLKDIFGENEMKSMCKEQLDLIKNISSHITEIKSGVDILFKERDKAIAISDPAKQAETFCNKVKPLFDKIREHSDALEMLIDNEMWPLTKYRELLFTLR
- the glpK gene encoding glycerol kinase GlpK; amino-acid sequence: MKEKFILALDQGTTSSRAILFNHGGEIVSVAQKDYTQYFPKPGLVEHHPEEIWSSQMSVAAEAIAKKGISGLDIAAIGITNQRETTIVWDRETSETIYNAIVWQDRRTSKYCDELKEQGLTDMIREKTGLILDAYFSGTKLKWILDNVPGAREKAEQGKLCFGTVDTWLVWKLTRGKMHVTDVSNASRTLLFNIHTLEWDEDLLKLFNIPKSMLPEVKQSSEVYGETSTTLFSTKIPISGIAGDQQAALFGQLCTNKGMAKNTYGTGCFLLMNTGEKPVLSKNNLLTTIAWKINGKTYYALEGSVFVGGAVVQWLRDGAKIVKTSADTENLAKTVSDNGGVYFIPALTGLGAPYWDPYARGGILGITRGTTDGHIARATLEGIAYQVYDLIKAMEADSGVHEIELRVDGGACANNLMMQFQSDIFGFNVIRPKTLETTALGAAYLAGLAVGYWKSIDELQAQRSVDRVFTPEMDKDKAEHYLKGWKRAVSRVLNWVDDEDK
- a CDS encoding 2-hydroxyacid dehydrogenase, whose protein sequence is MKVFISGKIPEVGVDMLKKAGYEVEMWTNSEPITLAELIDKCKQSDAYINVMSPVPESFFKEVTNLKVISTFSVGYNHIDIQAATRLGIPVGNTPDVLSNATADIAFLLLLNVSRKAFFNYRRIIEGNWKPGFLSVEYLGQELNGKTLGIFGMGRIGIKMAQKCKNAYGMNILYNNRHKQEDAEKELGAHYVSFEELLEQSDVISLHAPLTDENKGIFNATAFKKMKKTSILINTARGPMVNEKDLIQAIQEGQIWGAGLDVTDPEPMKADNPLLSMENVAVTPHIGSATIEARNAMSALCAKNIIAGLKGEKLPCVVNPEVYK